A window from Symbiopectobacterium purcellii encodes these proteins:
- the cbpM gene encoding chaperone modulator CbpM yields MSTVTITFTVTEFCLHTGVSEDELNEIVGLGVIEPHEDEHSCWQFDDRAAAIMQRALRLRRELALDWHGIAVALTLLEENAQLRQENRRLQQRLFRFISHV; encoded by the coding sequence ATGTCTACAGTAACCATCACCTTTACCGTTACTGAGTTTTGCCTACATACCGGCGTTTCGGAAGATGAACTGAATGAAATTGTCGGCCTCGGGGTGATTGAACCGCATGAAGATGAACACTCATGCTGGCAATTTGACGATCGTGCAGCCGCGATTATGCAACGCGCCCTGCGTTTAAGAAGGGAGTTAGCGTTAGATTGGCACGGCATCGCCGTAGCCCTGACATTATTGGAAGAGAACGCGCAGTTGCGCCAAGAAAACCGACGACTGCAACAGCGTCTGTTCCGCTTTATTTCACATGTTTGA
- a CDS encoding RNA polymerase sigma factor — protein sequence MTDKSKDLAALYLTEHERLERQIRRRVGCRNIASDLVQDIFLRLWEKAVEWKGDSAAYLTRCARNAAIDHLRAEKTKADYLQGVLPEHYAEEVESPQDIVSAQQNIHHIDEILAALPQKTRHIFLLNRVHGRSFSEIAAVMGISSRAVAKHMARAVAACEARIGGEHDDTD from the coding sequence ATGACCGACAAAAGCAAGGATCTCGCCGCGTTATACCTCACTGAGCATGAGCGTCTGGAACGACAGATCCGGCGCAGAGTGGGGTGTCGAAATATCGCCAGTGACCTGGTGCAGGATATTTTTCTGCGCTTGTGGGAAAAGGCTGTTGAGTGGAAAGGTGACTCTGCCGCCTATCTCACCCGCTGTGCGCGTAATGCGGCCATTGACCATTTGCGGGCGGAAAAAACCAAAGCAGACTACCTTCAAGGCGTGCTGCCTGAGCACTACGCTGAGGAAGTCGAGTCGCCGCAAGACATTGTGTCTGCCCAGCAGAACATCCATCATATCGATGAAATCCTGGCTGCCTTACCGCAAAAAACGCGGCATATCTTTTTGCTCAATCGGGTTCATGGTCGCAGCTTTTCGGAAATCGCGGCGGTGATGGGAATTTCATCACGCGCGGTGGCAAAACACATGGCGCGGGCCGTAGCTGCCTGCGAAGCGCGCATAGGAGGCGAGCACGATGACACCGACTGA
- a CDS encoding FecR family protein — MTPTEIQIREQARDWFITLRDNPSRAQRAACDQWRQSNPVHDEAYRAVEAVWQATAAPGKRLAEKESDALAVYLTAIKQEKRHQRARRWLVSACACCALVLAGVLWLENPYWMQDVTASYVASKGERRDITLADGSRVLLDADSAFDVDVTPQGRRVHLLRGAAFFDVTPSQTPFVVATAAGDVRVLGTQFDVRMMDNAALVTLAKGSVAVTAGGSVTPILLKPGQQVWFSASGTHAPVSVNVADEMAWREGRYVFYRARLADVVREVERYRPGRILIPSSALANQTVTGSFLLVDSEAALASLQASVGFQMRKVTERLVILSP, encoded by the coding sequence ATGACACCGACTGAGATCCAGATCCGCGAACAAGCGCGCGACTGGTTTATTACTCTGCGGGATAATCCTTCGCGCGCTCAACGTGCCGCCTGCGACCAGTGGCGACAGAGCAACCCTGTGCACGATGAAGCGTATCGCGCGGTCGAGGCGGTATGGCAGGCAACCGCTGCTCCGGGCAAGCGACTGGCAGAAAAGGAGTCCGATGCGTTGGCGGTTTATCTCACGGCAATCAAACAGGAAAAACGCCATCAACGCGCAAGGCGGTGGTTGGTCTCGGCCTGCGCTTGCTGTGCATTGGTGCTGGCGGGAGTGCTTTGGCTGGAAAATCCTTACTGGATGCAGGATGTTACGGCAAGCTATGTGGCGAGCAAAGGCGAACGTCGAGACATAACGCTGGCAGATGGCTCACGGGTATTGCTGGATGCGGATAGTGCGTTCGACGTTGACGTTACGCCGCAAGGGCGGCGCGTTCACTTGCTGCGCGGTGCCGCTTTTTTTGATGTCACGCCTTCGCAAACGCCCTTTGTGGTGGCGACGGCAGCGGGTGATGTGCGGGTGCTTGGTACCCAATTTGATGTACGTATGATGGATAACGCGGCTCTGGTGACCCTGGCAAAGGGGAGTGTCGCGGTGACAGCGGGTGGGTCTGTGACCCCCATCCTGCTTAAACCCGGACAGCAGGTATGGTTTAGCGCCAGCGGAACCCATGCACCTGTCAGCGTGAATGTTGCAGACGAAATGGCGTGGCGCGAGGGACGTTATGTGTTCTACCGCGCTCGGCTAGCGGATGTGGTACGTGAGGTGGAACGCTATCGTCCCGGTCGTATTCTCATCCCGTCATCGGCGTTGGCCAATCAAACGGTGACTGGCAGCTTTTTGCTGGTGGATAGCGAGGCGGCATTGGCGTCGTTGCAGGCCAGTGTCGGGTTTCAGATGCGCAAAGTCACTGAACGGCTGGTGATTCTCTCTCCATAA
- a CDS encoding TonB-dependent siderophore receptor, translating to MKQKRAHQVGYVVATLLVTSFSGAHSAAAPVEQHATQQFSFNLPAKPVTQAVNDIGRITGLSVVFREEPEMAVSGKPVRGTLSAEQALATLLNGTGLGYRFSNATTVQIYVLPPSARTASGGTPDTMVVQAQGNNRLGPVVGYVASNSTSGTKTNTPLMRTPQSVSVITREQADAQGAQSLVQALRYSSGVAAEVRGSASRYDLPYVRGFGSPTDSNQYLDGLRLLRGGGYAIPQIETYGIERIEFLKGPSSTLYGGVTPGGLINAISKVPTSEPQHAVEVLYGSHNRMQLGVDSAGPLNDDRSLLYRVVALGRKSDTQVVNTKEERIYVAPSLTWIPDTDTSFTLNMSYQHDPEGGYYGVLPTVGSLWPSPAGQIPRNFNDGDPAFDQFDRKQSMVGYQFEHRINDTWSVRHNFRYLDHATVTKSVGTSSMGADGHTISRYALGTDETLRGLTSDLQLQAEFDTGRLYHTVLFGFDYQQSDWTQIRDYGGAPSIDFLNPVYGVATNLTLARITNQKQHTNQAGFYAQDQIDLDRWTLVGGMRYDTLRTRTDNRLNDTRSVQDDEAVSGKLGLIYNFDMGIAPYVSYSTSFLPVNGTDASGSAFKPTTAKQREVGVKYQPTNFNALFTLAYFDITQSNVVTSANPYTTYQTGEQRSRGVEFESKMAITDNINVTGALTYTNAEVVKGLGADVGQAPIGIPDYTASLWADYRFRSGLLEGITVGSGVRYVGSTVGGYSPNVYTVNATRLDVPSYTVFDASVSYDFGKRSPTLNGLSGKVSVNNLFDKRYVTCLSNNFCNYGNDRVVYASLAYRW from the coding sequence ATGAAACAAAAAAGAGCACACCAGGTAGGCTACGTAGTTGCCACCCTTTTAGTGACCAGCTTTAGTGGTGCGCATAGCGCCGCAGCGCCGGTTGAACAGCACGCCACGCAGCAATTCAGCTTCAATCTTCCGGCGAAACCCGTCACTCAGGCGGTGAACGACATTGGGCGTATCACTGGCCTGTCCGTTGTTTTCCGTGAAGAGCCGGAAATGGCTGTTAGTGGCAAACCCGTGCGTGGCACGTTGAGCGCAGAGCAGGCGTTGGCAACCCTGCTCAATGGCACCGGGTTGGGCTACCGCTTTAGCAATGCAACCACGGTGCAGATTTATGTATTGCCTCCGTCAGCGAGGACTGCATCCGGGGGAACGCCCGACACCATGGTGGTTCAGGCGCAGGGAAATAACCGATTGGGCCCGGTGGTGGGTTATGTTGCCAGCAACAGTACCTCTGGTACCAAAACCAATACCCCGCTGATGAGAACACCGCAGTCGGTCAGCGTGATTACCCGCGAGCAGGCTGACGCGCAGGGCGCGCAAAGTCTGGTTCAGGCATTGCGCTATTCGTCGGGCGTGGCGGCAGAAGTTCGCGGCTCGGCATCGCGTTATGATTTGCCTTATGTCCGTGGTTTTGGTTCACCGACCGACAGCAACCAGTATCTTGATGGCCTACGTTTACTGCGCGGTGGCGGTTATGCCATTCCGCAGATTGAAACGTATGGTATCGAGCGAATTGAATTCCTCAAAGGCCCATCGTCCACGCTGTATGGTGGTGTGACGCCTGGCGGGTTGATCAATGCGATTTCCAAGGTGCCCACCAGCGAGCCGCAGCACGCGGTTGAGGTGCTCTACGGCAGCCATAACCGGATGCAGCTCGGTGTTGATTCCGCTGGGCCGCTCAACGATGACCGCTCGTTGCTTTATCGTGTTGTCGCGCTTGGCCGGAAATCTGATACACAGGTGGTTAATACCAAAGAAGAACGCATCTATGTCGCCCCCTCTCTGACCTGGATCCCCGATACCGACACCTCATTCACGCTGAACATGAGCTATCAGCACGATCCCGAAGGGGGATACTACGGCGTGTTACCCACGGTTGGTTCACTGTGGCCCAGTCCGGCAGGGCAAATCCCCCGTAATTTCAACGACGGCGATCCGGCGTTTGACCAGTTCGATCGTAAGCAGAGCATGGTGGGGTATCAGTTTGAGCACCGCATCAATGACACCTGGAGCGTGCGCCACAACTTCCGCTATCTCGATCACGCTACGGTGACTAAAAGCGTAGGGACGTCCAGCATGGGGGCCGATGGGCATACTATCTCGCGTTACGCGCTGGGAACGGATGAAACGCTGCGCGGTCTGACATCCGATCTGCAACTTCAGGCTGAATTTGATACCGGGCGTTTGTATCACACGGTCTTATTCGGTTTTGATTATCAGCAATCTGACTGGACGCAAATTCGGGATTACGGCGGCGCACCCTCTATTGATTTCCTGAACCCGGTGTATGGCGTAGCGACCAACCTGACGCTGGCGCGCATCACCAATCAGAAGCAGCACACCAATCAGGCGGGCTTTTACGCACAAGATCAGATCGATCTCGATCGTTGGACGTTGGTGGGTGGCATGCGCTATGACACCCTTCGGACCAGAACCGATAACCGACTGAATGACACCCGCAGTGTGCAAGATGACGAAGCGGTGAGCGGTAAGCTCGGGCTGATTTACAACTTTGACATGGGGATTGCTCCTTATGTTAGCTATTCCACGTCATTCCTGCCGGTCAATGGTACTGATGCAAGCGGCAGTGCTTTTAAGCCGACCACGGCGAAGCAGCGCGAGGTGGGGGTAAAATACCAACCTACGAATTTTAATGCGCTGTTTACGCTCGCCTATTTTGATATCACACAAAGTAACGTCGTGACCTCCGCCAACCCTTACACCACCTACCAAACCGGGGAACAGCGTTCACGCGGCGTTGAATTTGAAAGCAAGATGGCGATTACGGACAACATCAACGTGACCGGTGCCTTGACCTACACCAACGCCGAAGTGGTTAAAGGATTAGGGGCAGATGTCGGGCAGGCACCTATCGGCATTCCGGATTACACAGCTTCGCTGTGGGCAGATTATCGCTTCCGCTCCGGCCTACTGGAGGGGATTACCGTGGGCAGCGGCGTGCGCTATGTCGGCAGCACGGTGGGGGGATATTCGCCTAACGTTTACACCGTCAACGCCACGCGATTGGATGTGCCGAGCTACACCGTTTTCGATGCGTCAGTCAGTTACGATTTCGGCAAAAGGTCGCCAACGCTTAATGGGTTAAGCGGCAAGGTCAGCGTCAATAACCTGTTCGATAAACGCTATGTTACGTGCCTGTCCAATAACTTCTGTAACTACGGCAACGATCGCGTGGTGTATGCCTCACTGGCTTATCGCTGGTAA
- a CDS encoding MFS transporter — MEQATLSDTLPPRTREQLATLLGISALYIGFGMTMGLIQGGFPAIMRAQGISLGAAGWLYALYLPLGVAFLWAPLVDRWRPPLLPPRLAWIVPMQLLAALTVAMVALLEGAAMGILFSMGLFVAFTMATMDIALDGVAVERIHSTWRPRAAACKLGALSTGAMIGGGAFVALFHSYGWKAIFLCYAASLLLLVLPVLLLMKEVPHAGLPNAMRRYAASLNALLRNPVQLKRLTLLTLTCCVIFPIAGLNRLMLLDLNVPIVQIGGIVGTLGPIAMLITAVISMPLMRRCGLSGALMAFTALALLAFAAMTIGFVRGQPWLAMSGAIAVGAAVSGIFVALSARILGWSRGAQPATDYAAFYGVGRFASTLATIAGAQMVSWISWPWFYASGALALLIITGLLRAPMAEKDE, encoded by the coding sequence ATGGAACAAGCAACACTGTCTGACACGCTGCCACCGCGCACGCGTGAGCAGCTAGCCACACTGCTGGGCATTAGCGCGCTGTACATCGGCTTTGGTATGACTATGGGGTTAATTCAGGGAGGCTTCCCTGCCATTATGCGTGCGCAGGGCATCAGTTTGGGGGCCGCCGGGTGGCTCTACGCGCTCTATCTGCCGTTAGGCGTCGCCTTTTTGTGGGCACCGCTGGTGGATCGCTGGCGTCCACCGTTATTGCCGCCTCGGCTTGCGTGGATTGTGCCAATGCAACTGCTGGCGGCATTGACGGTAGCCATGGTGGCGCTGTTAGAAGGTGCCGCCATGGGCATCCTGTTCTCGATGGGGCTCTTTGTGGCATTCACCATGGCAACCATGGATATTGCGCTGGACGGGGTGGCGGTAGAACGCATTCACTCAACCTGGCGGCCGCGCGCTGCGGCCTGCAAACTGGGTGCATTATCCACAGGTGCGATGATTGGCGGCGGCGCTTTTGTCGCGTTGTTTCACTCCTATGGCTGGAAGGCCATCTTCCTGTGTTATGCGGCCTCTCTCTTACTGCTGGTATTACCGGTGCTGCTGTTAATGAAAGAGGTACCACACGCTGGCCTACCGAACGCTATGCGCCGGTACGCCGCGAGCCTAAATGCGCTGCTGCGTAACCCCGTACAGCTCAAGCGACTCACACTATTGACGCTAACGTGCTGCGTTATCTTCCCGATTGCGGGACTGAACCGCCTGATGCTGCTTGACCTCAATGTGCCAATAGTACAGATCGGTGGGATCGTCGGTACGCTCGGGCCCATCGCCATGCTGATCACTGCTGTTATCTCTATGCCGTTAATGCGCCGGTGCGGACTTTCCGGTGCGCTAATGGCGTTCACCGCGCTGGCCTTGCTGGCATTTGCCGCGATGACAATCGGTTTTGTTCGCGGACAGCCGTGGCTCGCCATGTCGGGAGCGATAGCGGTGGGCGCGGCGGTGAGCGGCATTTTTGTGGCGCTGAGTGCCAGAATATTGGGGTGGTCACGCGGTGCGCAACCCGCCACCGATTACGCGGCTTTTTACGGTGTAGGGCGGTTTGCCAGCACGCTGGCCACCATTGCAGGGGCGCAAATGGTGAGCTGGATTAGCTGGCCCTGGTTCTACGCATCGGGTGCGTTGGCATTACTGATTATCACGGGGCTATTGCGTGCCCCCATGGCAGAAAAGGATGAATAA
- a CDS encoding low molecular weight protein tyrosine phosphatase family protein has translation MNVLFICSRNQWRSPTAEQVFRRYPSLTVRSAGTRRNAKKTVSHDLLHWADVICVMEQQHKNRLIAEYRRIIERKPLHVLDIPDDYRYMDPELIALLEAVVPERLGINDH, from the coding sequence ATGAATGTTCTTTTTATATGCAGCCGTAATCAATGGCGAAGCCCCACGGCGGAACAGGTGTTCCGCCGCTATCCGTCACTTACCGTTCGTTCCGCTGGCACCCGCCGGAATGCCAAAAAAACGGTATCCCATGACCTGCTGCACTGGGCTGATGTTATCTGTGTGATGGAGCAACAACACAAGAATCGGTTAATAGCTGAATATCGTCGTATCATCGAGCGCAAGCCACTGCATGTGCTCGATATCCCTGATGATTATCGTTATATGGACCCTGAGCTGATCGCACTTTTGGAAGCTGTCGTGCCGGAAAGGTTAGGCATTAACGACCATTGA
- a CDS encoding helix-turn-helix domain-containing protein — MPLEQLEQKGFSHGLLYCLQPQRIRLPPLRERIADIGLLLQHFNEMACQKLGRDYLALPHDLASRLEHYAFPGNIAELKSLTFTAAGISNGQELSLAPFFKALEQTQLLLHSERITFPANLPTIREITEQLIHDALIRTNNNQSAAAKLLGITQSALSRRLGNAGISKETGT; from the coding sequence GTGCCACTGGAACAACTTGAGCAAAAGGGTTTTTCCCACGGATTGCTCTACTGCCTGCAACCACAACGCATCCGATTACCGCCGCTTAGGGAACGGATCGCCGATATTGGTTTGTTATTGCAGCATTTTAATGAGATGGCCTGCCAGAAGTTGGGGCGGGATTATCTCGCATTGCCCCACGATCTCGCAAGCCGACTGGAGCATTACGCCTTCCCCGGAAATATTGCCGAATTAAAGTCGTTAACCTTTACCGCAGCGGGGATCAGCAACGGTCAGGAACTGTCCCTCGCACCTTTCTTTAAGGCGCTAGAACAAACTCAACTGTTACTGCACAGTGAAAGGATTACCTTTCCAGCGAATTTGCCCACCATTAGAGAAATCACAGAGCAGTTGATCCATGACGCACTTATTCGCACCAATAACAACCAGAGTGCCGCAGCCAAACTGCTCGGGATAACGCAAAGTGCTTTGAGCCGCCGCTTGGGCAATGCGGGCATAAGCAAAGAAACGGGTACTTAA
- a CDS encoding sigma-54-dependent transcriptional regulator: protein MKLSRNILVIDDETRWLRTIDMLLNRHIPEARTYTCENSRQALQLINDLDIALVLLDLNMPALDGRQLLRDIREHAPYVRVIVLTGLNETEIAVECMKQGAYDFITKTSSTDQLLIGVRRAMEMIGLERRYHQIKEGFFNRMNLSAFDRILTTDIKMHDCFTFAAALHDSREPILIEGEIGTGKHMFAEALQQQVCPEFPLLTLSVADISPQMLEQKLFGVTNQAGLLDMAGSGFLLLAHLSLASEETQRVLTQLCQRKRYFPQGSLRETALKCRLLFSATGTT from the coding sequence ATGAAGCTTAGTCGCAATATTCTCGTTATCGATGATGAAACTCGCTGGTTGCGCACCATCGATATGTTGCTCAATCGGCATATTCCCGAGGCCAGAACTTACACCTGCGAAAATAGCCGCCAGGCTTTGCAACTTATCAATGATTTAGATATTGCGTTGGTGCTACTCGATCTCAATATGCCCGCCCTTGATGGTCGGCAATTACTGAGGGATATTCGCGAGCATGCTCCCTATGTGCGAGTGATCGTATTGACGGGACTCAATGAAACCGAAATCGCAGTAGAGTGCATGAAGCAAGGTGCCTACGATTTCATTACTAAAACCAGTTCAACCGATCAGTTATTGATAGGCGTGCGCCGCGCCATGGAGATGATTGGGCTGGAACGGCGTTACCATCAAATTAAAGAGGGTTTCTTTAATCGCATGAATCTGAGTGCGTTTGACCGAATCCTCACCACTGACATCAAAATGCACGACTGCTTTACTTTCGCGGCCGCGTTGCACGATAGTCGTGAGCCTATCTTAATCGAAGGGGAAATTGGCACGGGTAAACATATGTTTGCGGAGGCGCTGCAACAACAGGTTTGTCCAGAATTCCCCTTGTTAACACTGTCAGTGGCCGATATCTCCCCGCAGATGTTAGAGCAAAAACTGTTTGGCGTTACCAATCAGGCGGGCTTGCTCGATATGGCCGGCTCAGGCTTTTTGCTGCTCGCACATCTCTCATTGGCAAGTGAGGAAACCCAAAGAGTGCTCACTCAATTGTGCCAGCGCAAACGCTATTTTCCACAAGGCTCATTACGGGAAACCGCTCTCAAGTGTCGATTGCTGTTTAGTGCCACTGGAACAACTTGA